tgaagcctctaaaatactgagatggatgttgggacagaccccacaacatcctaataaaacaaaagaaaacaaagaacacaaaataattgagtccctCCGGAacgcaaggaggctcaccactgactctggagtgctcagctggatcaacgacgtgcaggatgctgatccggggtacctgaatctgcatcttCAAATGATGCAGgacaactggcatcagtacatggaatgtacgagtatgcgagctggaaaactaagcaacaaaggctagaatgaaatctggaagaaaactgaatagcttacctggctcaactcaacttaacctgactgacttctttcaatataaggcaatttaaaacaagtgcgatataaagaaagactgtttaaaacatgctataaactctgtgtgtatacaaggatacaataagcctgaaatgtatatagaaatgcaatgaactgatgtatttaaaaatacaataatttctatgtataaaatactataactgctgtgggagtttctctaaccgacaaccatcacataagagctatagtgatgatacagcgatcgacctcacgctgccagagcatcttatacccggccaaaggtataagacctgaactgcctaatggatccactagtctaatctgaaaaggattcatctaaaaagtatgatccttttctacccatggtggctaacatggttctatgggggctgtgggttctttgaacgctcccccaattcggtgctcgatactactcccaaaaatgtactggctcttatgtttttaaaacacatttcttcctgctgatatgagataattactcaaaaactagcccgaaggctcttttggaaatttcagtttccaaccttgtttaaatgtaaaaacatttctttaaaacttctttgggaatacgtTCCCTAATACctttgagaaaagaactcaactttaaactctttactttacttgaactcttggcttgatgtgaaactcttaacttatgacttgacttgaaactcaatacttaacttggaacttgagccttaaaatgaagttaaaacgttcaatgaaggcTCTTGAAAAACCTTAAGGACTTGCTtgcttctaagcttgacttcacttgacttgggaactatctttccttgaaaacgaaattatgaattcaaggtgttcgatcacatgttatgggGGGGATTCCTGAATgcttagacgtactttggaATGCCGGAACAACTATacaacataggtataatacttgagaacatgcatgagaaagtgagaaagaatgggggaaacttggctgagacttcAGAATTTCTGGTGACACAGATGGCATTTACAGatgccatcgacggaccgtagatggacttacggtccgtcctgcaggtccgtagatcacGTCAGAGACTTCCCCAGGATTCAGTtaaaagaaaatgactaagtgttgacctacgattcggacttacggtccgtaggtcacgcCCGTCGATGGGAATCGATAGCCAAAATTTGCTGAAAAATTTGCTGGTGAATCAACTTCAAaagggtcataactcttagaatcataattccctcaacatacaatataatttcaacttaaatacacaacccaatcatgtctcacaacgaacaataacttcaacaacaaaaaatcccaatcttttctcaaatcatagaataagcttagtgtgtgtgtgggggaaaggatcaacccacacaaagaactcacataccttgatagggatcacccccgacgaaaatccacaatgatcttgacgaatcttgttgatctcctctttcttctcttcttcttctccttctcctcttcttcttctcttcttaactctcaagaaccctaactctttctctttcaaaaagggacaaaatgatccaaagatcagcctaatacaacaatacaagctcaaaagaaatgatttgtgaaaagactaaaatgcccttaaattttcggacggatcacccttccaactgcccaacttccaaaggccataactccctcatacgaactcggaatcgagcaaactcggtggcgttgaaaaggtcattccacgagcttcgcaaccataactggaactactcctaaatcatcctgagctaggagttacgactactcaaagttggccaaaaactcacttcttcccatacttaaccaaatttccagcttctaaatttttccaaaaatgactactttccaatttcaagcttcttcaaagccacttcaaattgtcggatgttacaatttcatcattcattatatatttaaattcttgagataactaataattttcaaatcatttaatttctgttaaaatgttcttaaaacctactaaaaattactttttttttcttataacagTCGATTATTGAAAAGGCTATTCAAAAGcttagaaatattatttatgcccgcgcgaagcgcggataAATTacctagttttttttaattacttaataattaattagtgatGTAgactttttgttgttgttgaaaagGTAAGATAAGAATTGCCGAGTAAATAGATCATCATATATATCCAGATAGATCAATACCACCGTTCTTGGAATAAGTTAGACATCCAAAAACTCTCCtgtaaaggtatttgaatcatTAGTTTAAGCAATTTAAAGAACATGCTAAGGCTGAATTAACTTCATCACCTAACTCTCTTGCTTTTGAATGTGTAGAAGTGAAATGACAAAAGTATAGTGATTTTTCTGttacaaaataaagaaagttgacttttttgaataattttttatataaactataagaagaggaaaaacaacATTTAGCTTATGCAGTAAGCTACATTTGAGTAAATTTGGTTTTGATACACATTTGGTCTTTTAGCAGGTATCATCTGCTCTACTTCGCGAGGACATTGTCGATCTTCAGGATTTCATAGAGAGGTTAAAGAATGAACAAGATCAAATTGTTTCATTAAGCAGCTCCTAGAAGCCGGTTGAAAGAAAGTCATCGAGTACAGTTGGTAAAATAATCGTAGGTTTTGAGGAGGAGACAGAGTGGATAATTAGGAAGCTCACCAGCGGACCAGCTGAGATAGATGTCATTTCCATAGTCGGCATGCCAGGGCTTGGAAAAACTACTTTGGCATACAGAGTGTATAATGATAAGTCCATTGTTGATCATTTCGACGTTTGTGCTTGGTGCACAGTCGACCAGGAAAGTAATGAGAAAAAGTTGTTGcagaaaattttcaatcaagttatttgtttgaaagaaaaattcagTGAGGATGACATAGATGATGACGTTGCTGATAAGCTGCGGAAACAATTATTTGGAAAAAGGTACCTTATTGTCTTGGATGACATGTGGGATACTGAAACATTCGATGAGCTAACAAGACCTTTTCCTGAATTACAGAAAGGAAGCAGAGTTATTCTAACAAGTCGGAAAAAGGAAGTTGCTTTGCATGGAAAATGCCACAGTGATCCTCTTTATCTTCGATTGCTAAGATCAGAAGAAAGTTGGGAGTTATTAGAGAAAAGGGTATTCGGAGAAGAACGTTACCCTTATGACCTAATGGATGTTGGAGAAAAGATAGCTCGAAAGTGTGATGGGCTTCCTTTAGTACTTGATCTAATCGGTGGAGTCATTTCAAAGAAGGAAAAGAGAGAGGCTTTGTGGCTTGAAGTTCTCGATAATTTGAGTTCCTTTATTTTTAAGGATGAAGAGGAAGTGGTGAAGGTTATACAattaagttatgaccatttgtcAGATCACGTAAAGCCGTGTTTGGTTTACCTTGCAAGTTATCCAAAGGACAAAGATATAATGATCTCTGAGTTGAAAGATTTATGGATTGCTCAAGGACTTGAGATGAAAAATGCAGAAGAAGTAGTGGATGTGTTAATTTCGAGTAGCTTGGTAATACCTTTCGATAAttccattttcaaaattcatgatattgTGCATGACTTTTGTTATATAAAATCTAGAAAGGAAAAGTTGTTTCACTTCATAGGAGGTTCAAACACTccgtcttcttcttcaaatctgATTCCACGTGGAATTACCATTCATTATAATGAAGGTCTCTTTCATTTGGATAGAAATTTTGTGGTGTTTAATCTAGAAAAGAAGAATCCTTATGTTAAACAGCTCCTCTCTCTGAAGGTGTGTGATGGGGTTAAGGATTGTCTTTCCTACAACAGTCACCTAAAACACTTAAGGCTTCTTAAAAGTTTGGATTTGAAGGGCATAACATTGACAGATTCTTTGCTAAATGAAATCGGTATGCTCATTCATTTGAAGTACTTAATCATTCAGACAGAGGCTATCACTCTCCCACCGTCATTTTCAAACCTCTGCAATCTAGAAACTCTGGTGGTGGATCACTCGGAGGGATCATACATATTACTATCGCCTTGTTTTTGGAGTCTTGCAAAGCTACGAGATGTACGGATGAATGGGGGTGCTCTCTTTGATCCGGACATCACTGTGTTAGATGAGGATTTAAGGTTAGAAAATTTGAGAACATTAGATGAGCTCTACCTTCCCGGTTTAGAAGACACGGAggatattattttcaaaaggttTACTAATCTTCAAAACCTTAGAGTCTGTATCGGAGGACTAGAAGATTGTTCAGCAGAGAAGATTTGTTTTCCAAGATTGGATGTCCTTAACGAACTTGAACAACTCTGTTTATATTCTTTTTGGGATTCCTACGATGAATATACACACGGCTTCCCTTCGAGcttgaagaaaatgaagttgCTAGGGCTTGCTCTGACATACGATACACTTTCAAGAATTGCTAGACTACCCAACCTTCAAGAACTAATTCTAAAATACACAATCATCAATGAGGGGAAAGAATGGAACATGGAAGATCTCACCTTCCAGAAACTCAAATATCTAAATTTGCATAGAGTAGAATTTTCTGAATGGCAGGTTGATGCAGAGAAATCCTTTCCCGTGCTCGAGAAACTAGACATACGTGAATGTTATAAGCTTATGGAGATCCCAGACAGTTTTGGAGATATTGCGTCATTAGAGCTTATCAAAGTATGGCACAGCCCTCAGCTTAAAGTGTCGATCTTCAATATTAAggaatatgttgaagaaatgacTGGAGAAGACAAGCTTGAGGTATTCTTCTTTGGTTGAGGTATGCTTCATTAACAGATTACTTTTACAAATGTTATGTGTTTTCCAATATTAGTTTTAACTTATACAATATATATGTTCTTTGCAGATCAGATCAGATCAGATCGAGCTAGCGTATACAAATTCTCAAGACATGTATGCCTTCTTCCAACATTAATAACTGTTTATCAAGTATAAACAGTGCTTGCTATCAGCACTTGTGTTCTTTATTATAACGGATGAGATATTATATGCGTGCTTGATTTTCATTACTATGTATTAATTGGAATCTACAAACCATTATTTAGCCCATCTTGACTTGGGACATGATTGAGCAACGACACATTGATTCAGTCCATTCTGACCCATCCAAATTTTGTCCAAACCGTTCATTTGTCACCTCTAGACATGACTAATAATGTTTTTCAAAGAAGTGTAAGTTCCAAATATGGCAACTGAAGAACCAAAAACCAAAATCATCCCAATAAACACAACTTCCAAATATGAAGGCTTCTTGATCTTGAGGTAGCATAGGCATGGTAACAATATCGACACGGTAACGCCCAAAAGAGCGCCCGTAAATGTCATGACATATCCAAAGAATGGAACGGTTAACGCCACAATGACAGTGCTGATGACTAAAAATGTTCTGATGAAGTAGCTTACGATAAACTTACTCTTTCGTAAAGGTAATTTATCTTCAATAGCCGTTGCAATTGGAGAGACGACAAGAGCATACTTTGTTATTGGATTAACGAGTGTCGTATATATCACGATTTTTGAACTAATTTTCCCGGTAGGGAGATTTAATGTTATTTGTGACATTAAATTTTGTCCATACATTAAGTAGCCCATAGTTGCCATTGATCCATAGGTTATGGTGCTTAATATAAAGCACACAAATAAAACCTGTTTGANAGTAGCTTACGATAAACTTACTCTTTCGTAAAGGTAATTTATCTTCAATAGCCGTTGCAATTGGAGAGACGACAAGAGCATACTTTGTTATTGGATTAACGAGTGTCGTATATATCACGATTTTTGAACTAATTTTCCCGGTAGGGAGATTTAATGTTATTTGTGACATTAAATTTTGTCCATACATTAAGTAGCCCATAGTTGCCATTGATCCATAGGTTATGGTGCTTAATATAAAGCACACAAATAAAACCTGTttgacaaaaaaggaaaaaaaaagatttaagttatatatacgatgatcaaataaaatatgtttataattattggTGTAATATGACATGTAGGCCGTCGCAAAGGTATTTACAATTTAGTATGAGAAAATatgaaatgtcatttttttttataattaggCATATGAtcatttataaattgaaatgtCATCTGCCAGCTtcatattcaatcaaatattgaacaaaaatattttatttataaattgaaaagtTCTTGAATCTCACGCTAAGTTTTCTGTTCCGTACATTTTTGTGtctttttgtatgtttttgtaTTGTTCTGTCTATTTCTGTGGTTGGAGTACTTCTCTCCAACTTCTAAGTATTGGAGCACTTTCTATGTGGCGCGAGAGTAACACTTcctccatctcattttcatacttttataaaaaatttaatctgTTGTCTCAAAAGAAATGTCATCGATCTTTCTATAACAAAACATTAACATAACTTTAAATTTCCTTTTACGCCCTTAATGAAACAATATACAACCACAACTTTCAAAACAAAACTATTTCCTCTTATCTTAAGCTTTGTATCTAGTTAAAcggtaccacataaattgaaaccgaagtaatacatatttatcaataagaTATTATTACCTTGGGAAATTGGCTTCTATCCTTCATGGAATTGCATATTGTTGGGAAAACAGCATGACCACAATAACAAAATGTATACATACTTATCGCACTTATCAATCCATCCCATCTCCAAATCACACCTTTTTCTTCAAATCCAATACCATCAATTGCACCAAcccaaaatattgaaaaaaccAAAACAATTGAAGCCAAAACTCCACCAATagaaacataagccaataaacCTAAACTTTTCAACCATGTTGTTGGCAATATTACAATAGCAACTAATAAAACAAATACTTCCCTTCCAACAATTTTAACACAACcaaaatgaatttttgcattTGGGAATAATTTTTGCAAATTGTCACCTTCTAATATGAGGAATTCAATTGCAACAAAGTATAGTTcaagatataagaaaattgaTATCAACATTCTTCCTTTGTTACCAAAAGCAAATTCACCAATATCAGGATATGTAttgattgaagaagaagaaaaagagttcAAGTTTTATGTATCGAGTTATTGAATATTTATACAGTCAAGTCACTTATAAGGTGATTACAGATAAATTTATCTATGTGATCATAAGCATAggtaagataatagaaataataacaaGTAACTCGTTATAACAGGTTGAACAATACTAATAACggaaaaaaaacatttactttGTCGGTGCATATAACTTCAATTAAAGTAGTACAATACAACAACATATTTAGTGAAATCTCAtaagtggggtctggagagGGTATTTGGTGCATATACGTAGCCTTATCCCTATCCTAtgaagatagagaggttgttttcgatagtccctcgactcaagtaaagcataacaaaataaaaaagaatagagTATACCAGTAGCACCAACAAATAATACAGTAACTGAAACAAAGGAAATAACAGGTAAAACTAACCATTATAAGAAATTAGGAGGAGAAAATACTAATACCACTTATAAGGAAAACTACACAGCACGACTACTTGACTTATAACTTTTTACCTTAAATTACGACCTTCATATTCTCCTATTTTGGATCATATCTTCGATAAGCTAAGTGATTATGATCACTTATGTCTACTTTTGGATGTGTCttgaaaacaacaacaataaataatgaGATGTTTACCTGATAATGCATTAATACCATTGAAACATGTTCTAAAGAAAGAGGTTCCTTTACTAGGCTCAATAATTTGTGGAATCTGATTTTGAGTCTCAATTCTCTCCACACTATGGGATCCCATATTTTTTGAGTGCCAAAATTAACATCAAAATGCTagtttatatattgggttttggcAAATTTGTctagaataaaaatattctatCTATATGTTTTTagttattaattcaaattaaaactcaataattaaaaaGCTAGATTCTCAAACTCATAGAGATACAGTGATGGCGTTTTGCTTTTTATCTAGAGAAGGGTGTTTAACCCCTATTTCATCATATTCTTCTATACGAAATGTTGATATGGATCGAAAAAGGATAATTCAAATAAGGCTATTATTGGAAGACTTTTTTTATCGAATAGACTTGCACAAGCAAAAAAAGATTGAATAGTTTATTAGTTTAATCAAGGAGCGGAACATACACtacattaaaaatgattttcaacAGTAATTTATTAATGGTAATAGCTTAATCGTTGCTAATTCTAGGATACCTTTTaatctcttttattattttcttctctttattttttattaggtAATTTTCTATCAATTGTTTTTACTATTCGACTTTTGTATTGAAACATTTAAATCTATTATGTAAATAATAGTTATCTatgtttttcattaaaataataactcaatttgcACATGCATACACTTactactttaattttaaaaaatagtttgcaTCCATTAAAAATGTCCTTCAGAATCAAACCTcatttatactaaattaaagTCTCCATTTAtatgggattttttttttgttaattttggaATATATCAATTCACACGTTTTTGCACGAATCTTTATTATAATGAGTATATTATAGTACTACAATACTAAACTTTTATTAATAAACAAGAATGGATTCTATctagtacaaaaataaaaatattctttttcatcAAGCAATTTGTTATTAGGTTTTGGCAAATATGTCTATTGGGTTTTGGCAAATATGTctagaataaaaatattctatCTATATGTTTTTAGTTATTAATTCACAACTCAATCAATAAAAAGCTAGATTCTCAAACTCATAAAGATGTAGGTGATGGCGTTCTGCGAGGGGGCTCTCAACCACTTGACGATAAAGAGAAGGacgttgaaatattttctatttcacaTCGTATTTCTCACTCTTTTTAATagctttaaaaaattatgtatatttttatatttgatccTATAATGTAAGTTTTGACCCGCTAAATTTATTCGCGTATGCCTATTCATTttggtattattttttaagagaaTTTTGTCCTATTTGGTCCCGCTCTGCCCTATTTCATCATATTCTTCTATACGGATATCGTtgttaaatttgtatttttagaAGTAACTAACATTCTTTGTAAATATCTCTAAAATCTGTAGCAGCTTTGAATCTAATGgctattaattaatgttgataaaATGCATTatcactctttgttaatgtgtatatttattccGATTTAAGAAAGGCAAGGGCCTTCTAATTCTAGGATACCTATACAAAATATACCTATTAgtctcttttattattttctctctttatttttcattatgtaattttttatcaattgtTTTTACAATTCGATTTTTGTATTGAAACATTTAAatctaatatataaataaaagttatcCATGACTCGATTTGCACATGCATActactataattttaaaaagtagttTGCATCCATTAAAATGTCCTTTAGAATCAAAC
The DNA window shown above is from Solanum stenotomum isolate F172 chromosome 6, ASM1918654v1, whole genome shotgun sequence and carries:
- the LOC125868383 gene encoding late blight resistance protein R1-A-like, coding for MSDGPLFMTLLLTNLKDFVNSNASSVALIKKEIKQVKEDLEIIRSFFGYVEQELHRDLWTRVLDVAYEAEHAIHSILARDHGLLQLIFMLPDTIEKIKLVKKEVQEKIPKSSSIIVANAPNKLVERNSSSTVGKIIVGFEEETEWIIRKLTSGPAEIDVISIVGMPGLGKTTLAYRVYNDKSIVDHFDVCAWCTVDQESNEKKLLQKIFNQVICLKEKFSEDDIDDDVADKLRKQLFGKRYLIVLDDMWDTETFDELTRPFPELQKGSRVILTSRKKEVALHGKCHSDPLYLRLLRSEESWELLEKRVFGEERYPYDLMDVGEKIARKCDGLPLVLDLIGGVISKKEKREALWLEVLDNLSSFIFKDEEEVVKVIQLSYDHLSDHVKPCLVYLASYPKDKDIMISELKDLWIAQGLEMKNAEEVVDVLISSSLVIPFDNSIFKIHDIVHDFCYIKSRKEKLFHFIGGSNTPSSSSNLIPRGITIHYNEGLFHLDRNFVVFNLEKKNPYVKQLLSLKVCDGVKDCLSYNSHLKHLRLLKSLDLKGITLTDSLLNEIGMLIHLKYLIIQTEAITLPPSFSNLCNLETLVVDHSEGSYILLSPCFWSLAKLRDVRMNGGALFDPDITVLDEDLRLENLRTLDELYLPGLEDTEDIIFKRFTNLQNLRVCIGGLEDCSAEKICFPRLDVLNELEQLCLYSFWDSYDEYTHGFPSSLKKMKLLGLALTYDTLSRIARLPNLQELILKYTIINEGKEWNMEDLTFQKLKYLNLHRVEFSEWQVDAEKSFPVLEKLDIRECYKLMEIPDSFGDIASLELIKVWHSPQLKVSIFNIKEYVEEMTGEDKLEVFFFG